One Ricinus communis isolate WT05 ecotype wild-type chromosome 7, ASM1957865v1, whole genome shotgun sequence genomic region harbors:
- the LOC8284781 gene encoding probable serine/threonine-protein kinase WNK11, whose product MPAARPNTCDREGEPFVEVDPSGRFGRYDDLLGAGAVKKVYRAFDQEEGIEVAWNQVRLRNFIEDPVLINRLHSEVDLLRALKNKYIIVCYSVWLDQENIKLNFITEVCTSGNLRNYRKKHRHVSLKALKKWAKQVLEGLVYLHTHDPCIIHRDLNCSNIFVNGNTGQVKIGDLGFATIVGKSHAAHSIIGTPEFMAPELYEEDYTELVDIYSFGMCLLEMVTAEIPYSECDSVAKIYKKVTSGIKPQALNQVADPEVKAFIEKCIGEPKARPSACDLLKDPFFSQVSVDEAESDA is encoded by the exons aTGCCAGCTGCGAGACCCAATACATGTGATAGAGAGGGTGAACCATTTGTTGAAGTGGATCCTTCTGGGCGGTTTGGTCGGTATGATGATCTGCTGGGTGCTGGTGCTGTGAAGAAGGTCTATAGAGCATTTGATCAGGAGGAAGGTATAGAGGTGGCTTGGAATCAAGTGCGGTTGAGGAATTTTATTGAAGATCCTGTACTCATCAATAGGCTGCACTCAGAGGTTGATTTGTTGAGAGCCTTAAAGAACAAGTATATCATTGTTTGCTATAGTGTTTGGTTGGACCAAGAGAACATCAAACTCAACTTCATTACTGAAGTGTGTACTTCTggaaatttaagaaattatcggAAGAAGCATCGCCATGTCTCCTTGAAAGCTTTGAAGAAGTGGGCAAAACAAGTACTTGAAGGTTTAGTGTATCTTCACACACATGACCCATGTATTATTCATCGAGATCTCAATTGCAGCAACATCTTTGTCAATGGAAACACTGGCCAG GTAAAAATTGGTGATCTTGGCTTTGCAACAATAGTGGGGAAGAGTCATGCAGCACATTCAATAATAGGCACACCAGAGTTTATGGCACCAGAACTATACGAGGAAGACTACACTGAATTGGTGGACATATACTCATTTGGAATGTGCTTGCTAGAGATGGTTACAGCGGAGATACCATATAGCGAATGTGACAGTGTTGCCAAGATATATAAGAAGGTGACCAGTGGAATAAAGCCCCAAGCATTGAACCAGGTAGCTGATCCAGAGGTGAAGGCTTTTATTGAGAAGTGCATAGGTGAGCCAAAGGCAAGACCTTCAGCCTGTGATTTGCTGAAGGatcctttcttttctcaagTCAGTGTTGATGAGGCAGAATCAGATGCCTAA
- the LOC8284782 gene encoding splicing factor ESS-2 homolog, whose protein sequence is MLLSPGHSPRHLSSPSPGPSTNSEIALQTSNKSTITTTPSNHRKRARVLDEDTYVAAIEKIIERDFFPDISKLRDRLDWLEAVKTGDPIQIRDAQLKIIERRGKRVNSSNSDGSTQTRNRSQTQTPGSTFMRNLNPFDEFDIINSNKTPRMDMFGDKEKSDNNDEADDAVDEFLSLDEFFRRYTSEDNESFSKILEKVNRKRKETYGHLLEGEKEDVKLIEDVKRDRITDGYGTSDQPVSTLEGWNYTAKNLLMYHPADRGEVALTEEEREVRLKGLTKEINRSNTRFHGKMLDSRPKDDGSVEVLYTPVVGGTPLPVSGRHGDKAKKYDLEDLRRTPNNFYMESGKKAENGYAFVRTPSPAPGVDESPFITWGEIEGTPLRLESEDTPIDIGGSGDGPHFKILNPPARDVKAHTLSREAARKLRERSKMFQKPPLPSPGRGGSASPNVRTLSPAAQKFMRNAISKSSSSVDESLRASYRGSSPGIGTPKSVRSVSRFGRDGSMGSRSPSVREDSNPPW, encoded by the coding sequence ATGCTTCTATCTCCGGGTCATTCACCACGCCATCTCTCATCTCCCTCTCCAGGTCCATCTACAAATTCCGAAATTGCCCTCCAAACTTCTAACAAATCCACAATCACCACCACACCATCAAACCATAGAAAACGGGCCAGAGTGCTGGACGAGGATACCTACGTTGCCGCAATCGAGAAAATCATCGAACGTGACTTCTTCCCCGATATCTCGAAACTCCGTGACCGTCTCGATTGGCTTGAAGCCGTAAAAACCGGAGATCCAATTCAAATACGAGACGCACAATTGAAGATCATCGAACGCCGTGGCAAAAGAGTAAATAGTTCAAACTCTGATGGCTCTACTCAAACTAGAAATCGAAGTCAAACTCAAACCCCAGGTTCTACTTTTATGCGCAATCTTAATCcttttgatgaatttgatattattaatagtaataaaacgCCGCGTATGGATATGTTTGGTGATAAAGAGAAGAGTGATAATAATGATGAGGCCGATGATGCTGTTGATGAGTTTTTGAGTTTAGATGAGTTTTTTAGAAGGTATACAAGTGAGGATAATGAGAGCTTTTCGAAGATATTAGAGAAAGTgaataggaaaagaaaggagaCTTATGGGCATCTATTAGAAGGTGAAAAAGAAGATGTTAAATTGATTGAGGATGTAAAGAGGGATAGAATTACAGATGGATACGGTACGTCTGATCAGCCAGTAAGTACATTAGAAGGGTGGAATTACACTGCCAAGAATTTGTTGATGTATCACCCGGCTGATAGAGGTGAGGTTGCGTTGACTGAAGAGGAGAGGGAGGTTAGATTGAAGGGTTTAACCAAGGAAATCAATAGGTCAAACACACGGTTTCATGGTAAAATGTTAGATTCTAGGCCGAAAGATGATGGTAGTGTTGAAGTGCTTTATACTCCAGTAGTTGGAGGTACGCCTCTTCCTGTATCGGGTAGACATGGGGATAAGGCGAAGAAATATGACTTGGAGGACCTGAGGAGGACTccgaataatttttatatggaATCAGGGAAGAAGGCGGAAAATGGATATGCTTTTGTTAGGACACCTTCACCAGCTCCAGGGGTGGATGAATCTCCATTTATTACGTGGGGTGAGATTGAGGGAACGCCACTGAGGTTGGAGAGTGAAGACACGCCAATTGATATTGGTGGTAGTGGTGATGGACctcattttaaaattctgAATCCACCTGCACGAGATGTAAAGGCACATACGTTGTCTAGGGAGGCTGCACGTAAATTGAGGGAGAGGTCTAAGATGTTTCAAAAGCCACCATTGCCTTCTCCAGGAAGAGGGGGGAGTGCTAGTCCAAATGTGCGCACACTTTCTCCTGCTGCACAGAAGTTTATGAGGAATGCAATTTCTAAGTCTTCCTCTTCTGTTGACGAATCTCTTCGTGCTAGTTACAGAGGATCAAGCCCTGGAATTGGTACTCCAAAGAGTGTTAGGAGTGTCTCGAGGTTTGGAAGAGATGGAAGCATGGGCTCCAGGTCACCATCTGTGAGAGAGGATTCTAATCCTCCTTggtaa